AATACGGTGACACGGTTGCGGACCGACCATTCAATGATCCTGTGTATCATATTTGTGCGTTAGGTTTTAGTGACGCTCGTACCGGCAGCAGCCAGGCAGTTGCTGGTAAACGGAATCGGCGGCTTTTTCAATGCGCTTTTTACACATGTTACAGTTGCCGGAAACGGTGAACGAGTCGGTTTTCAGGGATTGCGCGGAAGCTTTGCCCGCGAAGAATACGGTCATGGGAAGGGCGATGAAAGAGAGGACCTTTTTCATGAATTAAAGTTGAAGGGTGTTGAATGGAAATGGTGGTTGTTTGATACGAAACGGTGTGGAGGGAACCGGTATCAGATCCTGAAGTGGCAGTGGAGAATATGGGCCGGCACATGCGGCAAGGGAGGAGGCGTGGGGTCTGCGGCCGGGGCGGGTGCTGCGATTGCGTATATGGGCAGCGTGGCTACCGGGAAATCGGCGGCCTGCGCAGCGGCCTGCATGGCCAGCAGGGTTTTGACAGTAAGTTGCTGGTCTTTTTCGAGTTTGACGGTGCGGTGAACGTCCTTGCAGCATTTCTTGCTGCAGGATTCGCCGCAGGCGTGGGATTCCTCATCGTGCCAGAGGCTCACGTCCACCAGCTGTTTCATGCAATAGTGCATATGAAAAGTGGCGCCGGTGGAAGTGCTCACGTAGAGCAGGGCCAGGATGATCGTGAGGAGTTTCTTCATGCAACACAAATGTAGGCGGCGGGTTGTGTGGAAGTGTTACATAATTTTGTAAAAGGTTTATATTTTCCGGTTTAAGTGGCTTTGCGGGCCATTACAAAAATGCTATCTTTGATATTATCGATAAACCAGACTTTTGTATGTCAGAAAAGAAAAAGAATGATCAGCAAACTGCCCGGCAGATTGTCCTTGTTTTCGCTGATGAAACGGAACGTTTGCGAAGGGATATTTATCGTTCCGATATAGAGAAACTGCAGTTGTTTACCCAAATGCTCCGGACAAACAATCTCCTTAAAAAGGTAAAAGTCACCCACAAATAACCCCGGAATGGATATGCTAAATGAGGAATTATTGAAATTCTGGGAAACGTTGTCTGAAAATAAAGTCCGCTATATCATGGTTGGCGGATTTGCAACACGTTTTCATGGATTTAACAGAAATACGGACGATCTGGATATCTGGTTAGAAGATACCCTGGAAAATAGGCGAAACCTCATTAAATCCTTTGAGCAATTAGGGTATGGGAAGGACTTCGGTTATCTTGAAACAATGCAATTTATTCCTGGCTGGACAAGTTTCCATATTGGCAGTGGAGTTGAAATTGATATCATGACAACAATGAAAGGCTTAGAGAGCCTGTCTTTCGAGGAATGTTTGAATTTGGCTTCTACTGCAGATCTGGAAACTGTACAGGTGCCATTTCTTCATATTAATCATTTAATTCAGAATAAGAAGATTGTGGATAGGCCAAAAGATCAAATCGACGTTATTGAGCTTGAAAAAATAAAAAAGATTCGGGAAGAAAACTGACCCCTACGCAACATGACCACAACACCACAACTTACGCACCCCGCCATCATTGACGCGACCGTCGCATACGTTAAACAGGAGCTCCAGGGCGCCGAAGGCGGGCATGACTGGTGGCATATTTATCGCGTCTGGCAGCAGGCGAAGCAGATCGCGCTGCATGAAGATGTGAACCTGTTGGTGGTGGAGCTGGGCGCACTGCTGCACGATATCGCCGATTCGAAGTTCCACGGGGGTGACGAAGAACTGGGGCCTGCGAAAGCCGCGGCATTCCTGGAGGCGCAGGACGTAGCGGAAGAAGTGACCGAAGCGGTGACGCAGATCATCCGGCACATTTCTTTCAAAGGCGGCAATCATGCGCGCACGTACTGGTCGCCCGAGCTGGCCGTGGTGCAGGACGCCGACAGGCTGGATGCAATGGGAGCGGTGGGCATCGCGCGGGCTTTCAATTACGGCGGGTTCAAGAACCGTCCGCTCTACGACCCGGCCATTGCGCCGGACATGCAAATGTCGAAGGAAGCGTACAAATCGTCGGCCGCCCCCACTATCAATCACTTTTACGAAAAACTGCTGTTGCTGAAAGACCGGATGAACACTCCCTCCGGCAAAGCCCTCGCGGCATCGCGGCACGCCTTTATGGAGCAGTACCTGGAACAGTTCTACAGCGAGTGGAACGGCCAGGCGAAATAACTACACTACCGTCCTGCAGTACTTCTTACGGTATTCCTGCGGAGTGAGGCCTGTTACTTTCTTAAACACGGAACGGAATGTTTTGAGATCGTTGTATCCCACATCGTACATGAGCGTGCTGATGTTCTGCGCGTTGCTTTCCAGGGCTTTTTTGGCGGATTCTATCTTGACGCGCTGCAGGTATTCCAACGGTGTGTGGTTGGTGGCGTTTTTGAAACGGCGGATGAAGTTCCGTTTGCTCATGCTGGTTTGTTCCGCGATCTGCTCCACCGAAATGGGCAGGTGGTAGTTTTCTTCAATGAAAAGCTGGGCGCGCAGGATCTGATCGTCTTCGTGCCGCCGCTGCCCCTGGAACACCATGAAGTGCGACTGGTTGACGCGGTCGATGTCGATGGAGAACATTTTACTGAGGATGACGCCCATATCCTTATGGCAGAATTTCTCCACCATATACAATACCAGGTTGAGGCTGGAAAACGCCCCTCCGCTCGTATAAACCCCGTCCTCATCCGTAATCACCTTGTCCGACAGCACCCTGGCGGCAGGGTACCGCTGTTGCATATCGGAAATCGCCTGCCAGTGGCTCGTGCACGACTTGCCGTCCAGCAGCCCCGCCTCGGCCAGGAAATAGCTCCCCAGGCAAAGGCTTGCCACTTCCGCTCCCATGTTCCGCATTTCATTCAGCCACGGCGCTATGCCCGCATTCTTCGCCAGCACCTGGTCGGGCCGGCCATGGAAGGCAGGCACAATCACCAGGTCCGTGTCTTTCACATCCGCCATGGATTTGTAACAGAAAAATAAGGCAGGTACGTTCAGCTGAATATGCTTCACCTTCTCGCTCACCAATTCCACTTTGAAGGGAGGCTCCTTGCCAGCCTGAACCGATAGCGCATTTGCGCCTTCAAACACATCCAGCACGCCTGCGATGGCCGAGAGGATGGCTTCTTCGTAAATGACCAGTGATACAGTTTTCATGGTGTTTCGTGCATTGACTCGGATAAAGGTAAAGGTTTACCCTGTCACAAAACACCCCTCTTTTTGGCACATACAAGACCCTGGAACACAGTTTTGTTTGTGTGCGGGGGCGTTGGATGAACGGTAAAATATTGATAGATAATTGTACGAAGTCCGGTTTGGCTCAAATGCCCCTGTTGTTTGTCGCAGCGGCACATTCGCTTCCGCGGGGTAACAACGCGACGGGGCGCCCCTTCCGCAGGAACACCCCGTTACCATGGCGTAAAACGCCTTATTTCGCGAAGAAATTATAGAAGTTGAAATCCGTCATCGGCGCATCTTTATACCCGATCCCCCGGCCAATGGTCACAATTTGTCCGCGGTGGTAGGTACTGTGATTGAACACATGCAGGCCGTATTGCACCAGCGGCCGGAAACCCTTCACCCATGGTGAATCATAGAATAATTCGCCCGTTGCGGCATCTTCTTCCAGTGTATCCGTAAATGCCACCAGGCGCTCAGATGTTTCCAGCAGGCCATCGATA
Above is a genomic segment from Chitinophaga pollutisoli containing:
- a CDS encoding HYC_CC_PP family protein; protein product: MKKLLTIILALLYVSTSTGATFHMHYCMKQLVDVSLWHDEESHACGESCSKKCCKDVHRTVKLEKDQQLTVKTLLAMQAAAQAADFPVATLPIYAIAAPAPAADPTPPPLPHVPAHILHCHFRI
- a CDS encoding HD domain-containing protein, with the protein product MTTTPQLTHPAIIDATVAYVKQELQGAEGGHDWWHIYRVWQQAKQIALHEDVNLLVVELGALLHDIADSKFHGGDEELGPAKAAAFLEAQDVAEEVTEAVTQIIRHISFKGGNHARTYWSPELAVVQDADRLDAMGAVGIARAFNYGGFKNRPLYDPAIAPDMQMSKEAYKSSAAPTINHFYEKLLLLKDRMNTPSGKALAASRHAFMEQYLEQFYSEWNGQAK
- a CDS encoding helix-turn-helix domain-containing protein, whose amino-acid sequence is MKTVSLVIYEEAILSAIAGVLDVFEGANALSVQAGKEPPFKVELVSEKVKHIQLNVPALFFCYKSMADVKDTDLVIVPAFHGRPDQVLAKNAGIAPWLNEMRNMGAEVASLCLGSYFLAEAGLLDGKSCTSHWQAISDMQQRYPAARVLSDKVITDEDGVYTSGGAFSSLNLVLYMVEKFCHKDMGVILSKMFSIDIDRVNQSHFMVFQGQRRHEDDQILRAQLFIEENYHLPISVEQIAEQTSMSKRNFIRRFKNATNHTPLEYLQRVKIESAKKALESNAQNISTLMYDVGYNDLKTFRSVFKKVTGLTPQEYRKKYCRTVV